The Arvicanthis niloticus isolate mArvNil1 chromosome 8, mArvNil1.pat.X, whole genome shotgun sequence genome segment TAAGTAGGAAATATTATACACTTCATTCTATTTCTTGACATAACCAATCTTAATGTCTTAGGTTTAAAGCAATCAAATATGTACCCATGTAGCACATATAACTTGTTTTGCTTAATGATTATGTATATCTGCTATACATATTCTGTATATCAGCTATGTACAGAATGCACATAAGAAATTGTAAATGTGAGAGAAAGTAATGAAAGAGAATATCTATTAAGAGCTATTCCATGTCTAGGTACTCACAAAGTACTATACTAACTGCAGCAAATGATTCTCAAAAAAATTGTACAACATGAGCTACAAACACTACACTAGGTATCACATGCAATTCAACATGCAGTTCTTTATTTAATGTGATGCTCAATGTTTTTGCCTAGCCTGAGGTCCTTTTGAACATGACCATAGGTATGTTGATTGGTTGGAACAACACCCTGACACACGTAATAGCAGATATTGCTCATCTGGAGTCAATTCCTGGTGTTGGAGCTTTCATTTCTAAAGTCAGAGAGATAGCTTCAAAATTCATAAGGCTATCGACAATACTAAAAGAAGTCAAATCATTACTCAACCTGGTAAGTTCCTGCCTTTCaatactttgtttttctcattcaTGAAATCTGTGACCCTGGTAAAGACAAATGCATTTGAAATATCTCTCTTTTGGGATAGTGTAATATAAGCAGGCTTATAAATACCCTCATGCCTAAGGGGTTGTTGGTCACTGCAACTTTCTCAAAGGTGTTGTAGTCAGCTGCACAACACAGGGCTCTCAGAAGGTAGTAACATCTCCTCACAATAGTTTGGGAGGTATTGttcctgcacagaacacagaatgtCGTTCCTTCACAGAATGAAGATCTCTTGAGAGTTTGAAGATCTTATCACAGCATCCCTGGTCTGTCCACATCAAAACACCAAGTCCTCATCACTTCTGTGGCTTTCTTTCCTTAGAGTAGGTGGGAGGTAGATTTGActggaaacaagaaaaaaatggtgaACTAAAAATTCAAGATGCACAAATAGTACCTCAGAGATGACACCaaaaacacagggaggtccttcctggGGGAGCTGACATTAGCTTCTCTACTGTCCTTTGGCCAAAACCACACCTATAGTCAAGTAGCAAGCTCTGTCTATTTTTGTGAGAACATATTCCATCTTGGATGAGCTCCATGTCAGAGATATATGTAGGAGTCTTCTGTCTAGTTTACAGATAACTAGCAAATCTATATGTGCCTGCTCCAGAATCATGAAATCTTTATTCAACATTTAAGTAATACAGAAGAATAATAACTATTAGTACATTTAATAAGAGATTATTTTTTGGTGATTAGCTTCGTCTTGAATTTGAGGAAGATGAGGACTACCTTGCCTCATATGGACTGCTCTCCTTACACCGGTTAAAGAATTCCTATCGCCTTGTTTTCTATCATGCACTTCTCACTTGCCTGGATTATGATGGAAAAAGAATTGCCACTCATGTCAAGATCCTGAGATGTAAAATGCTCCGCAGACTGTGCTAAGTCTCCATCATGTCTATTCTGAAATGCCCAGACACAGATGGGATGCTATACTGCTGTAGGGACCCATTCCTATAAACATTTTGGTTAATTTTATACCTTTCCAGTGTGTAATTATCAATGAAGGGACTCTCCTTGGGGTATTAAAAACTAATGCTTTAAAATATGTCTGAAAAGATTAATAGCAAGCACATTAAAAGCATTGAGATATTCCCATTGATAACTGTCACGAGTTACATGAGTCTCTTGAAAATAAGATATGACACAACACGACTCAGAAACATTGTGAGTCAATGCATGTTGTGTAGACTCTTGGTTTGAGATATTATTCTACCAAGAACATGAAAATCTTGGTGTAACTGATGAAAGCCAGCAGGAGCCATGAGTCAACTTCATACTGTCCCGAGGAGGAAAAACCTGCAAGCATTGTGCACTTTACTATCCTTAAGTTCCATGAACTTTTCCATCCAGAAAGTGTTGGCATCCAAGGAGGAAGTGGCATCTCCATTGACTGTCTTCAGCCATGCTTGTCTGAGTTCTCTGTGCAACACCATCTCAGAATAGCTAATATTATCTCTACCTGGGTTCTAACAAGGCTTCTCTGGGCTAATTTGAACCTCATCTGAACACTGTTTAGTACTTTCCCCCCATCTTCAGATGCTTCTAATCACTTCCATTTGTGGCAATGTCACATGAATGGAAATccagaagaaagaagatgaagaaaggtTGTAAGAACTGCTCATTTCTACCATCCTTGCCAGATGATTCCCATGTATGTAACACTATCACAATTGGATGGAAGATTAGAAGATGGAAAATTTTACACCATAGTCAGATGAGCCCCAAACTCTTTGAATGTGAATTTCCTGTTAGTGATAGGTACCTCTCTCATGAAATATCCTAATATGTGTGTGAGATTAGTATTAGTTAGAATCCCTTAGGGTAAAGTGTCTTTTATCCTAAAAACTCCTCTGGCTAGATTCTCCTACTGATCAAGTCTGTTCTTTGTGGCCCCCTTTAACCTCGGATTTTTATTCCATTGCATAAGAACAAAAGTGGCTCAAATAAGTTTATCAACTGATTCAGAGGAATCTCATAACTACTCACATCACACATTGCAGCCATAAATCTGCATGGCTGCTGGCCTCTCCATTAGGTTTCTgccaatttt includes the following:
- the LOC117713356 gene encoding prolactin-5A1-like, whose translation is MCEVINGQCQLTLEYLLNEARGLSEHTSNLTSEIFNEFDKYVSGPFLSEKFLWLCYKYSLRVPYKITQDQEIQPEVLLNMTIGMLIGWNNTLTHVIADIAHLESIPGVGAFISKVREIASKFIRLSTILKEVKSLLNLLRLEFEEDEDYLASYGLLSLHRLKNSYRLVFYHALLTCLDYDGKRIATHVKILRCKMLRRLC